Proteins encoded together in one Marispirochaeta sp. window:
- a CDS encoding uroporphyrinogen decarboxylase family protein, producing the protein MNSRERVKAAIAWNRPDRIPVHENFWTDTLTVWKKKGMPEYITMYPPESVEDFFDLDIAPMYLDSSPRFRQKIISKDDDYYTYEDRWGYTATKPWQASGSIHYEKTVTENKEVWEKEVKPRMVLDPNDTARIDDASYFEHFDEYPSWESALGKIRSLHENHKYILAFNYGPWEATWRHRDFTNCLMDVALDPEWIKDMMWTHHELTKNIIRKSYNTGIVPDGYIMVDDLGSSTTTLISPDMFRDILKPVYKDMGEFLESLEIDFWLHSCGNVNLLIDDYIDVGIQVLNPVQVSAGMNAIEIAKKYKNQIAFYGNLDTHVLTSDWETLKTALEERCIYFRNGGWISHSDHSIPPNMPYENFIKMIDFVKNYESLE; encoded by the coding sequence ATGAACTCAAGAGAAAGGGTCAAAGCAGCCATAGCTTGGAACCGTCCTGATCGTATACCAGTTCATGAAAACTTCTGGACGGATACACTGACAGTCTGGAAAAAGAAAGGAATGCCTGAATATATAACAATGTATCCTCCCGAATCTGTTGAAGACTTTTTCGATCTGGACATTGCCCCTATGTATCTGGATTCGTCTCCCCGCTTCCGGCAAAAAATCATTTCTAAAGATGACGACTATTATACGTATGAGGATCGATGGGGATATACTGCAACAAAACCATGGCAAGCTTCAGGCAGTATACACTATGAAAAAACCGTAACAGAAAATAAGGAAGTCTGGGAGAAAGAGGTCAAACCCAGAATGGTACTTGATCCCAATGATACAGCTCGTATTGATGATGCCTCCTATTTTGAACATTTTGATGAATACCCTTCATGGGAATCTGCTCTGGGCAAAATTAGATCATTGCATGAAAATCACAAATATATACTTGCCTTTAATTACGGCCCATGGGAAGCAACCTGGCGGCATAGGGATTTTACTAATTGTTTAATGGATGTCGCTTTGGATCCGGAATGGATTAAAGATATGATGTGGACGCATCATGAATTGACAAAAAACATAATCAGAAAATCCTATAATACCGGTATCGTTCCTGACGGGTACATCATGGTCGATGATCTGGGCAGTTCCACTACGACATTGATCTCTCCGGATATGTTCCGGGATATCCTGAAGCCGGTTTATAAAGATATGGGAGAATTCCTAGAATCTTTGGAAATAGATTTCTGGCTTCACAGTTGCGGAAATGTCAACCTCCTGATAGATGATTACATCGATGTAGGAATTCAGGTTCTTAATCCTGTTCAGGTTTCAGCAGGAATGAATGCTATAGAAATAGCAAAAAAATACAAAAACCAGATTGCTTTTTATGGAAATCTTGATACCCATGTTCTGACCAGTGATTGGGAGACTCTTAAAACTGCTCTGGAGGAAAGGTGCATATATTTCAGGAACGGCGGCTGGATTTCTCATTCTGATCATTCGATACCGCCCAATATGCCCTATGAGAACTTTATAAAAATGATCGACTTCGTAAAGAACTATGAATCATTGGAGTAA
- a CDS encoding IS110 family transposase gives MNTVTHIGIDVHKDTYSLCSFNFSAQKSFGQTRIASKSSLVIKYVRKLQKEHPECTVLCGYEAGPTGYGLYRDLAKADIPCVIMAPTTLPKAPGNHIKTDRIDAEELARHLAWGTYSAVHIPTPQDEAVKNYTRLRNTRKKALGRAKQNLLSFLLRHGRCFTEGKNSWTIAHYTWLKGQLFHDEVDQETFTEYLQEVHDQQEKVDRYNQRIEELAALDAYRDRVSRLRCFRGIETHTALSFISEIGDFSRFANSQQFSSFLGLVPKENSSGQRERRGSITKAGNERLRLLLIEGAKSTLRSNIYGKKSKRLLARQKGNDPDVIAYADRANRRLHRVYNNLVARGVHHNKATVAVARELSCFIWGMMNNRIN, from the coding sequence ATGAATACTGTAACGCACATTGGAATCGATGTCCACAAAGATACTTACTCGCTGTGTTCATTCAACTTTTCAGCCCAGAAGAGTTTCGGGCAAACCAGAATCGCCAGCAAGAGCTCTCTGGTGATCAAATATGTACGAAAACTACAAAAGGAACATCCTGAGTGTACAGTACTCTGCGGTTATGAAGCAGGTCCAACCGGATACGGACTCTACCGGGATTTGGCGAAAGCAGATATCCCCTGTGTGATTATGGCCCCGACTACGTTGCCGAAAGCACCAGGCAATCACATAAAAACAGACAGGATAGATGCTGAAGAACTGGCCAGACACCTGGCGTGGGGGACCTACAGTGCCGTGCATATACCGACGCCACAAGATGAAGCGGTAAAAAATTATACACGGCTGAGAAATACCCGGAAAAAGGCTCTAGGACGAGCAAAACAGAACCTGTTGTCCTTTCTACTGCGTCATGGACGATGTTTCACCGAGGGAAAAAATTCTTGGACAATTGCCCACTATACATGGCTGAAGGGGCAACTGTTTCATGATGAGGTCGACCAGGAAACGTTTACTGAATATCTGCAGGAAGTACACGACCAACAGGAAAAGGTAGACCGCTATAATCAGCGGATCGAAGAGTTGGCCGCCTTGGATGCCTACCGAGACCGGGTATCGAGACTTCGCTGTTTCAGGGGAATAGAGACGCATACGGCATTATCGTTTATTTCAGAGATTGGGGACTTCTCCCGGTTTGCAAACTCACAGCAGTTCTCCTCGTTTCTGGGCCTGGTTCCCAAGGAGAACTCCAGTGGTCAGAGAGAACGGCGAGGGAGTATCACAAAGGCCGGGAATGAACGTTTACGGCTCCTGCTTATCGAAGGAGCCAAATCAACCCTGCGAAGCAATATCTATGGAAAGAAATCAAAGCGTCTCCTGGCGAGACAGAAAGGAAATGATCCGGATGTCATTGCGTATGCTGACAGGGCTAACAGGAGATTGCACAGAGTGTACAATAATCTTGTTGCTCGCGGTGTGCATCACAACAAGGCGACCGTCGCTGTTGCCAGAGAGTTATCCTGCTTCATCTGGGGGATGATGAACAATAGAATCAACTAA
- a CDS encoding Gfo/Idh/MocA family oxidoreductase produces the protein MPATEYQNIKILLIGCGSIGKRHIRVLLELGVTQIAACDPSSKQREEAQMIFSQIRLYEDYKQALLEWNPHAVFILTPTAMHVEMALVALYHNCHVFIEKPLSNTSQGVNKLRSMAEEKGLTVMVGFCFRYHEALVQAKKMVTDDNIGRLVNIRALMGEHFPTVQPNYLSMYYARYSGAFELIHDLDLAIWFAAQKVEEVYSVYGSYSDIGISAPDSIELLLKFKDRLAASVHLDFYQIPRRRQLELIGTNGVITVEFADWDNATLSYFTQENNRWEIQKFSTQRNDMFRDEDAEFLDAIQNRDEVSCTVEEAMKSLHVVENVYTP, from the coding sequence ATGCCAGCAACAGAATATCAGAATATAAAGATTTTACTTATCGGATGCGGATCGATTGGCAAAAGACATATCCGTGTTCTTCTTGAACTTGGCGTAACGCAGATTGCAGCCTGTGATCCTTCAAGCAAACAACGAGAAGAAGCACAAATGATTTTCTCTCAAATTCGTCTCTATGAAGACTACAAACAGGCCTTGCTTGAATGGAACCCTCATGCCGTTTTCATACTTACACCAACTGCAATGCATGTCGAAATGGCTCTGGTTGCCTTGTATCATAATTGCCATGTATTTATCGAAAAACCATTATCTAATACATCGCAGGGAGTAAATAAACTACGATCCATGGCTGAAGAAAAAGGGCTAACGGTCATGGTTGGTTTCTGCTTTCGTTACCATGAAGCACTTGTTCAGGCAAAGAAAATGGTAACAGATGACAATATCGGCAGACTGGTGAATATTCGGGCACTTATGGGAGAGCATTTTCCGACAGTACAGCCGAATTATCTTTCCATGTACTATGCCCGCTATTCCGGAGCCTTTGAGTTGATTCATGATTTGGATCTGGCTATTTGGTTCGCCGCCCAGAAAGTAGAAGAAGTCTATAGTGTATATGGTTCGTACAGTGACATCGGTATTTCAGCACCTGACTCTATTGAGCTTTTGCTGAAATTTAAAGATCGATTGGCTGCATCAGTTCATTTAGACTTTTATCAAATTCCAAGACGACGACAATTGGAACTCATTGGGACTAATGGAGTCATCACAGTTGAATTCGCCGATTGGGATAATGCAACTCTGTCATACTTCACACAAGAGAACAATCGGTGGGAAATACAGAAGTTTTCTACACAACGTAATGATATGTTCAGAGATGAAGATGCCGAGTTTCTTGACGCTATACAAAACAGGGACGAAGTTTCCTGTACTGTCGAGGAGGCAATGAAATCGTTACACGTAGTGGAAAACGTTTACACACCATAG
- a CDS encoding IS1634 family transposase, with protein MYVIDQKVGKHIYVYEVHSYWDRNKKSPRQQRVKIGKRDPVTGELIKLQTRRQSREYGPVYFLASLIEQLSLKELLYQEFPDTARQILMVAAFQIAEHKSLYLCNSWLEHIYLKEPLHLPSQAVSRLLHELGEDDRGIYRFLDEWTEHHTDSEFIVFDITSLSTYSKEIDFAEWGYNRDGERLAQINFGVVYSEPSNLPLLYSLYPGSVPDVVTLKNIKKRLEKISELRTLFVLDRGFCSTKNIEQLQDLGAFIIPLPMGTKAAKELVDKHHSSITDPERAFRFGKEIYYALSATPILLEHEQLTAHLFYNQKRAGDERERLIGELLTIEEETRIKKWKSSAKLIRFLDDNRPGWQHYFSLNEGEDGYTLLRKKKEIEQILNHHGIFILLSNTNLSAEQILAYYRRKDGVEKLFDTMKHGTEMKRLRVHSRKAMEGLIFIEFISLIIYSEIQKTLRESGLGKKLTVEQLFYELKKLSVIEIDDKKPIITELTRKQKDIFNAFRIQLPILT; from the coding sequence ATGTATGTTATAGACCAAAAAGTGGGAAAACACATCTATGTCTATGAAGTGCACAGCTATTGGGACAGGAATAAAAAATCACCCAGGCAGCAGAGAGTAAAAATCGGGAAGCGTGATCCGGTTACCGGAGAACTTATCAAACTCCAGACTCGTCGTCAGAGCCGTGAATACGGACCGGTTTATTTCCTCGCTTCCCTGATTGAACAACTCAGCCTGAAAGAGCTGCTCTACCAGGAGTTTCCCGATACAGCCCGGCAGATTCTCATGGTAGCCGCCTTTCAGATTGCAGAACACAAGAGTCTGTATTTGTGCAATAGTTGGCTTGAACATATTTACCTTAAAGAACCGCTTCATCTGCCCAGTCAGGCAGTAAGCCGTTTGCTGCATGAGCTTGGTGAAGATGATCGTGGAATCTATCGATTCCTGGATGAATGGACGGAACATCATACCGACAGCGAGTTCATCGTATTCGATATCACCAGCCTTTCCACCTATTCAAAGGAAATCGACTTCGCCGAATGGGGCTACAACCGGGACGGAGAACGTCTTGCACAAATCAACTTTGGGGTGGTGTACAGCGAGCCAAGCAATCTTCCTCTCCTGTATTCCCTGTATCCAGGAAGTGTCCCCGATGTAGTAACACTGAAGAATATCAAAAAGCGGCTGGAAAAGATCTCAGAGCTTCGAACTCTGTTTGTGCTGGATCGAGGCTTCTGCAGCACGAAGAATATTGAACAGTTACAAGACCTCGGAGCGTTCATAATTCCTTTACCTATGGGAACTAAGGCAGCGAAAGAACTTGTCGACAAGCATCACAGTAGTATTACCGATCCGGAGCGGGCTTTTCGCTTTGGAAAAGAAATCTACTATGCACTTAGTGCCACACCCATCCTTCTTGAACACGAGCAACTGACCGCCCACCTGTTCTATAACCAGAAAAGAGCCGGTGATGAAAGAGAACGACTGATTGGTGAACTTCTTACCATAGAGGAAGAGACACGGATTAAGAAATGGAAGAGTTCTGCGAAACTTATCCGTTTTCTTGACGATAACCGGCCGGGGTGGCAGCACTATTTCTCCCTCAATGAAGGAGAAGATGGCTACACCCTTTTACGCAAAAAGAAGGAAATCGAACAAATCTTGAACCATCATGGGATATTTATTCTGCTGTCGAACACCAATCTTTCGGCTGAACAGATCCTTGCCTATTACAGAAGAAAGGATGGTGTTGAAAAGTTGTTTGACACAATGAAACATGGGACCGAAATGAAGCGCCTGAGAGTACATAGCAGGAAGGCGATGGAGGGACTTATATTCATTGAGTTCATCAGTCTGATTATATACTCGGAAATCCAGAAAACACTGCGGGAAAGCGGTTTGGGAAAAAAACTCACCGTAGAGCAGTTATTCTATGAATTGAAGAAACTGAGCGTGATCGAAATTGATGATAAGAAACCCATCATCACCGAGCTGACACGGAAACAAAAAGATATTTTCAATGCCTTCAGAATTCAGCTGCCGATCCTGACATAG
- a CDS encoding type II toxin-antitoxin system PemK/MazF family toxin, with protein MIRGEIWWADFGIPYGSEPGFKRPVVVIQDDSFNRSKIQTVIVASITTNLNISEAPGNVLLEKEESGLSRNGVVNISQISTLDKRRLTEKVCILSQSSMSEIDYGLKLVLNIQ; from the coding sequence ATGATACGTGGTGAAATCTGGTGGGCTGATTTTGGCATACCATATGGAAGCGAACCAGGATTTAAACGACCTGTTGTTGTTATTCAAGATGATTCATTCAACAGGAGTAAAATTCAAACAGTTATAGTAGCTTCAATCACAACAAATTTAAATATTTCAGAGGCACCGGGAAATGTTTTACTTGAAAAAGAAGAGTCAGGATTATCAAGAAATGGCGTAGTAAATATATCGCAGATCTCAACACTAGATAAAAGAAGGTTAACTGAAAAAGTATGTATCCTATCGCAAAGTTCTATGTCAGAAATTGATTATGGTTTGAAATTAGTGCTTAATATCCAATAG
- a CDS encoding transposase, with the protein MPRYKQRSQKNILAPINLSEQLLPGTFEFTLNELIDNQINLDSFDRFYTNDGKGPKAYEPAVLLKVILYAYSKGILSSRQIEHTCKANIIFMTLSSESTPDHSTIAAFVSNRSEDIKMIFTQVLKICYQLDLVGLEYFAIDGCKHHQMPLKRNPVHSEILRKKSKNSISESMI; encoded by the coding sequence ATGCCCAGATACAAACAACGATCTCAAAAAAATATCTTAGCACCAATCAATCTTTCAGAACAATTACTGCCCGGAACATTCGAATTTACTCTGAACGAGCTTATCGATAACCAGATAAATCTCGATTCATTTGATCGTTTTTATACAAACGACGGGAAAGGACCAAAAGCATATGAACCAGCTGTTCTTTTGAAGGTAATCCTTTATGCTTATTCAAAAGGAATTCTTTCATCACGACAAATTGAACACACCTGTAAGGCAAATATCATTTTTATGACTTTATCCAGCGAGTCAACACCAGATCATTCTACCATAGCAGCATTTGTTTCCAACCGTAGTGAAGACATCAAAATGATTTTTACACAGGTTCTAAAAATTTGTTATCAACTTGATCTGGTTGGATTGGAATACTTCGCGATCGACGGATGCAAGCACCATCAAATGCCGCTAAAGAGAAATCCGGTACATTCAGAGATTTTAAGAAAAAAATCGAAAAACTCGATAAGCGAATCAATGATTTAA
- a CDS encoding SUMF1/EgtB/PvdO family nonheme iron enzyme: MKLLAVAILLLLFILIPGCESKDTSLSRKYGMILVELGSFEMGAENGYDYEKPVHRVRITRPFYISAYEVTFNQFDAYTWETNKTRTRAEISEREKRPATGISWLDAVAYCNWLGKKEDLRPC; the protein is encoded by the coding sequence ATGAAATTGCTGGCAGTCGCCATTCTCCTGCTTCTTTTCATTCTAATTCCCGGCTGTGAATCAAAAGATACATCTCTGTCCCGAAAATACGGGATGATTCTTGTTGAACTAGGAAGTTTCGAGATGGGCGCTGAAAATGGATATGACTACGAAAAGCCTGTTCACCGGGTTAGGATCACCAGGCCGTTTTATATAAGTGCCTATGAAGTTACTTTTAATCAGTTCGATGCATACACATGGGAAACAAATAAAACCCGTACCAGAGCGGAGATTTCAGAGAGGGAAAAAAGACCGGCTACGGGTATAAGCTGGCTTGATGCCGTAGCCTATTGTAACTGGCTGGGCAAAAAAGAAGACCTTCGTCCCTGTTGA
- a CDS encoding transposase — protein sequence MEANEPRKDNRGKEIKSNITDNESAKLKTGEGYIQGYNGLVVTDAKNRIIVNACPIGKQYEGGSSPFLVKDTSATGRKAGMLKKDIRAATFLADTNYFSEENCLFMLKEEKLKTIIPDNQFRRRDLRFPEVKPDYSGEKKFSLDDFTYDKNRDQFTCPNGKQVPYYSKSTAGSYRGIKYRADLNDCSECLYREKCLSKGSSRRHLFITNASTAHKTFTKQMMDIIDSSKGRSDYSKRMGIIEPVFGNMKHSKRMNRLTGLYTFAKNV from the coding sequence ATGGAAGCCAACGAACCCCGAAAGGACAATAGAGGAAAGGAAATAAAAAGCAACATTACCGACAACGAAAGCGCAAAACTGAAAACCGGTGAAGGCTACATTCAAGGGTACAACGGACTTGTGGTAACGGATGCGAAGAACCGGATCATCGTAAATGCTTGCCCAATAGGAAAACAATATGAAGGTGGATCTTCACCTTTCCTGGTTAAAGATACAAGCGCTACTGGTAGAAAAGCCGGTATGCTGAAAAAAGACATTCGCGCGGCTACATTCTTAGCCGATACAAACTATTTCTCAGAAGAGAATTGCCTTTTCATGCTCAAAGAAGAAAAGTTAAAAACTATCATACCTGACAATCAATTTAGAAGACGCGATCTGCGGTTCCCGGAAGTCAAACCAGATTATTCCGGGGAAAAGAAATTTTCTTTAGACGATTTCACCTATGATAAAAACCGTGATCAATTCACCTGCCCAAATGGTAAGCAGGTACCGTATTACAGCAAGAGCACTGCAGGATCTTATAGAGGAATAAAGTACCGTGCCGATTTAAATGACTGCTCCGAATGTCTTTATCGTGAGAAATGTTTATCGAAGGGTTCTTCTCGCCGTCATCTATTTATTACTAATGCTTCTACCGCACACAAAACATTTACAAAACAGATGATGGATATTATTGATTCATCAAAAGGTCGATCTGATTATTCTAAACGAATGGGTATAATTGAACCTGTTTTCGGAAACATGAAACATTCCAAAAGAATGAATCGTTTAACTGGGCTTTATACTTTCGCCAAAAATGTATAA
- a CDS encoding ChpI protein, translating into MKTAISIPDNLFSDAEITAKQLGLARSQLYVRAIKEFIEHHNKDKITEQLNMLYTNAVAENELLDAGIESIREATKNDTW; encoded by the coding sequence ATGAAAACAGCTATATCAATTCCAGACAATTTGTTCTCAGATGCCGAAATCACAGCAAAACAATTGGGCTTAGCAAGGAGCCAGTTGTATGTCAGAGCTATAAAAGAGTTTATAGAGCACCATAATAAGGATAAAATAACCGAACAGCTCAATATGCTTTATACAAATGCTGTAGCCGAGAATGAGTTGCTCGATGCAGGCATTGAATCAATTAGAGAGGCGACAAAGAATGATACGTGGTGA
- a CDS encoding DUF4332 domain-containing protein codes for MGYYVDLKSISIDKYKDILKSTELIPSWKVLEENIDDNLDVIKSHNLKNLDELFTALKSKDNIKMLSEESGLPEKYLEVLKRVINGYRQKPNKIKDFSCVAEDTIVKLEKLGIKNTLKLYEVILTADKRETLSKNTGIDENEILKLTKLTDLSRIRWVNHTFAYVLLATGYDTVEKVARADYKRLYTTVKQLNEERKIYNAHIGERDMKMVIESAQELDIEIEY; via the coding sequence ATGGGATATTATGTTGATCTAAAAAGCATAAGTATTGATAAATATAAAGATATTTTGAAATCAACTGAACTCATTCCAAGCTGGAAAGTATTAGAAGAAAATATTGATGATAATTTAGATGTTATAAAAAGTCATAATCTTAAAAACCTTGATGAATTATTTACTGCCCTTAAAAGTAAAGACAACATTAAAATGCTTTCTGAAGAGAGTGGCCTACCGGAAAAATATTTGGAGGTACTGAAACGGGTGATAAATGGTTATAGGCAAAAACCTAACAAAATTAAAGATTTTTCCTGTGTTGCTGAAGACACTATTGTGAAGCTTGAAAAACTAGGAATAAAAAACACTTTGAAGTTATATGAAGTGATTTTGACCGCTGATAAAAGAGAAACACTTTCAAAGAATACGGGAATAGACGAAAACGAAATCTTGAAACTTACAAAATTAACCGATCTTTCTCGAATAAGATGGGTTAATCATACATTTGCTTATGTGTTATTGGCGACCGGATATGATACAGTAGAAAAAGTAGCAAGGGCAGATTACAAAAGACTATACACAACGGTAAAACAGCTTAACGAAGAAAGAAAAATTTATAATGCTCATATTGGAGAACGTGATATGAAAATGGTCATAGAATCTGCCCAAGAGCTAGACATTGAGATTGAATACTAA
- a CDS encoding D-lyxose/D-mannose family sugar isomerase — MKRSEINTLIEDAKDFFREHKFYLPKWAFWKPEDWKTNTDNCDEIFENMLGWDLTDYGQGRYNTRGLLLFTIRNGKMGVDRKPYAEKIMIVGEEQETPYHYHWHKMEDIINRGGGNLVIDLYNADEKDEFSTTDVKVKIDGVLKTVPAGGRIVLEPGESICLEQRVYHRFFGESGKGRVLVGEVSQVNDDQNDNRFYDNLGRFPEIEEDVPPLHLLVTDYENC, encoded by the coding sequence ATGAAACGCAGCGAAATAAACACCCTAATAGAGGATGCCAAAGATTTCTTCCGGGAACACAAGTTCTATTTACCGAAATGGGCTTTCTGGAAACCGGAAGACTGGAAAACAAATACGGACAACTGCGATGAGATATTCGAAAACATGCTCGGCTGGGATCTTACCGATTACGGGCAGGGACGTTACAACACTCGCGGATTGCTGCTGTTTACAATCCGTAACGGTAAAATGGGCGTCGATCGCAAACCCTATGCAGAAAAAATTATGATCGTGGGAGAAGAACAAGAGACCCCATATCATTATCACTGGCACAAGATGGAAGACATCATCAACCGCGGCGGTGGCAATCTCGTAATCGATCTCTATAATGCAGACGAAAAAGACGAATTCTCGACTACCGATGTCAAGGTAAAAATCGACGGAGTTCTCAAAACCGTACCGGCAGGGGGGCGCATAGTCCTCGAACCGGGGGAAAGCATCTGCCTCGAACAACGAGTCTATCATCGGTTTTTCGGAGAATCAGGAAAAGGACGGGTTCTCGTGGGAGAGGTAAGTCAGGTGAACGACGATCAGAACGATAATCGTTTTTATGACAATCTTGGGCGTTTTCCAGAAATCGAAGAGGATGTTCCTCCGCTGCATCTGCTGGTGACCGATTACGAAAACTGCTAA
- a CDS encoding dihydrodipicolinate synthase family protein — protein sequence MNHWSNCMEPFRKKNMLFGNWTTLILPVNKNDSIDYELLKDEIDFMIECHVDGIYSNGTAGEFYTQDREEFYTIQSILSEKCNRNNIPFQIGASHMSPQESLFRIAVARDMKPVAIQVILPDWFPVNIETAVKFLKNAAEESGGIPLVVYNPPHAKVTLEAEDWLAIISEVPSIIGIKVADGDSSWYKNMKEVMEKISVFIPGHHLATGIRQGALGAYSNMACLHPKGNQMWSDLIRSDLTAGLELEKRIRSFMEIYISPYLTRGYPNHACDKCMAVAGGWLPGLQTRLRFPYSYIPQDEAIEIGKIARREIPEFFNS from the coding sequence ATGAATCATTGGAGTAATTGTATGGAACCTTTTCGGAAAAAAAATATGCTTTTCGGCAACTGGACAACCCTCATTCTTCCTGTCAATAAGAATGATTCTATTGATTACGAGTTATTGAAAGATGAAATCGACTTTATGATTGAGTGTCATGTTGATGGGATATATTCCAACGGCACAGCCGGAGAATTCTATACTCAGGACCGTGAGGAATTTTACACAATTCAGTCTATCCTCAGTGAAAAATGCAACAGGAATAACATTCCTTTTCAGATTGGGGCAAGCCATATGAGCCCTCAGGAATCTCTTTTCAGGATCGCGGTAGCCCGGGACATGAAACCTGTCGCTATTCAAGTCATTTTACCGGATTGGTTTCCGGTGAATATTGAAACGGCTGTTAAGTTTTTAAAAAATGCCGCTGAGGAGTCAGGAGGAATTCCTCTCGTTGTTTATAATCCTCCTCATGCCAAAGTAACACTGGAAGCGGAAGACTGGTTGGCAATAATCTCTGAGGTTCCTTCAATCATCGGAATAAAAGTAGCCGATGGAGACTCATCCTGGTACAAAAACATGAAAGAAGTTATGGAAAAGATTTCAGTATTCATACCAGGGCATCATTTAGCGACAGGGATCAGACAGGGGGCGTTGGGAGCGTATTCAAATATGGCCTGTCTGCACCCGAAAGGTAATCAGATGTGGTCGGATCTGATCCGTTCAGATTTGACTGCCGGGTTAGAACTGGAAAAAAGAATACGCAGCTTTATGGAGATATATATAAGTCCTTATTTAACAAGAGGATATCCGAATCATGCCTGTGACAAATGTATGGCTGTTGCAGGAGGATGGCTGCCGGGGTTGCAAACCCGGCTCCGGTTCCCCTATAGCTATATTCCGCAGGATGAGGCTATAGAAATTGGAAAAATTGCCAGACGGGAGATCCCGGAGTTTTTCAACAGTTGA